Proteins encoded in a region of the Streptococcus sanguinis genome:
- a CDS encoding LCP family protein: MKKPENLSHHEQLRLDYLYKNYYYLNDKEKKEFDYLRQKSKGIGSSASVPEHDEQPHTVSDAYEQEPVEMDSSGLLPKYPERSSRSRRQKKAPEALAGAGLGQDKLKKPRKKICLKRILLWAGIFLLMVLGGMIFMFIKGLTTAHNGNSKPAETEFFDGKDTKDGVNILILGTDGRVGDDSTETRTDSIMVLNVGNKDHKVKLVSFMRDTLIHIDGVSNEYTDPSQADYYDQKLNSAYTIGEQNHNRGADYVRQMLKDNFDLDIKYYALVDFQTFATAIDTLFPNGVSMNAQFSTIDGEKVTEVEVPDDLNMKDGVVPNQTIKVGQQQMDGRTLLNYARFRKDDEGDFGRTRRQQEVLTAVFQQVKDPTKLFTGSEALGKVFALTSTNVPYSFLLTNGLSMAGDSRNGVERLTIPENGDWVDTYDMYGGQGLLIDFEAYKERLQQMGLR, encoded by the coding sequence ATGAAGAAACCAGAAAATCTTAGCCATCATGAACAGCTCCGCTTAGATTATCTCTATAAAAATTATTATTATCTAAACGATAAAGAAAAGAAAGAATTTGACTATCTGCGTCAGAAGTCCAAGGGGATTGGCAGTTCAGCCAGTGTGCCGGAACATGACGAGCAGCCGCATACAGTTAGCGACGCCTATGAGCAAGAGCCTGTGGAAATGGATTCTTCTGGTCTCTTGCCCAAGTACCCTGAGCGTTCTTCTCGCAGCAGAAGGCAAAAAAAGGCGCCGGAAGCTCTGGCAGGAGCTGGCCTGGGACAAGACAAGCTCAAGAAACCCCGCAAAAAAATCTGCTTGAAACGAATTCTGCTTTGGGCAGGGATTTTCCTGCTTATGGTCTTGGGGGGCATGATTTTCATGTTTATCAAAGGCTTGACGACAGCACACAATGGCAATTCTAAACCAGCAGAAACGGAATTCTTTGACGGCAAGGATACTAAGGACGGAGTGAATATCCTCATTCTTGGGACGGACGGCCGAGTTGGTGATGACTCGACTGAGACACGGACCGACTCCATTATGGTCTTGAATGTTGGTAATAAGGACCATAAGGTGAAATTGGTCAGCTTTATGCGTGATACCCTTATTCACATTGATGGTGTCAGCAATGAGTACACGGATCCGTCGCAAGCAGATTACTATGACCAAAAGCTCAATTCTGCCTACACGATTGGGGAGCAAAACCACAACCGCGGTGCAGACTATGTCCGCCAGATGCTCAAAGATAATTTTGATTTGGACATCAAATATTATGCACTGGTAGATTTCCAGACCTTTGCGACAGCTATTGACACCCTTTTCCCAAATGGTGTCAGCATGAATGCTCAGTTCTCAACCATTGATGGAGAGAAAGTGACAGAAGTTGAAGTACCAGATGACCTGAATATGAAAGACGGAGTGGTACCCAACCAAACCATCAAGGTCGGTCAGCAGCAGATGGACGGTCGGACCTTGCTCAACTACGCTCGCTTCCGTAAGGATGACGAGGGTGACTTTGGCCGGACCCGCCGTCAGCAGGAAGTTTTGACAGCTGTTTTCCAGCAGGTCAAAGATCCAACTAAGCTCTTTACCGGGTCAGAAGCTCTTGGTAAGGTCTTTGCCTTGACTTCGACCAATGTGCCTTACAGCTTCCTTTTGACCAATGGTCTCTCTATGGCAGGAGATTCCCGCAATGGGGTTGAGCGCCTGACGATTCCGGAAAATGGCGACTGGGTGGATACCTATGACATGTACGGTGGCCAAGGACTCTTGATTGACTTTGAAGCCTATAAAGAAAGACTGCAGCAAATGGGGCTCAGATAA
- the rlmD gene encoding 23S rRNA (uracil(1939)-C(5))-methyltransferase RlmD → MLKKNDMIEVEIVDLSHEGAGVAKAEGLVFFVENALPGELIRMRVLKVNKKIGFGKVEEFLRTSDQRNENLDLAYLRTGIADLGHLNYPAQLDFKRKQVKDSLYKIAGLSDVEVPPTLGMEQPLGYRNKAQVPVRRVNGQLEIGFFRKNSHDLLPIEDFYIQDPVIDQVILFTRDLLRRFDLKPYDEQEKTGLIRNLVVRRGHYSGEIMIILVTTRPKIFRVEQLMDRLTEAFPAIKSIMQNINDQPGNAIFGKDWRTLYGQDYITDQMLGNNFQISGPAFYQVNTEMAEKLYQTAIDFSELTSDDMVLDAYSGIGTIGLSVAKQVKQVYGVEVILEAVENSQKNAEINGITNASYVCAPAEEAIQNWLKEGIQADVILVDPPRKGLTESFIKASVSMEPKKITYISCNVATMARDIKLYQELGYELKKVQPVDLFPQTHHVEAVSLLVRAEASAK, encoded by the coding sequence ATGTTAAAAAAGAATGATATGATTGAAGTTGAAATCGTGGATCTGAGCCATGAGGGAGCAGGAGTGGCCAAGGCAGAAGGCCTGGTCTTCTTTGTGGAAAATGCCCTGCCGGGTGAGCTCATTCGCATGCGTGTGCTCAAAGTCAATAAAAAAATTGGCTTTGGCAAGGTGGAGGAATTTCTTCGTACTTCAGACCAGCGCAATGAAAATCTTGATTTGGCCTATCTTCGTACGGGGATTGCTGACTTGGGACATCTGAACTATCCAGCCCAGCTGGACTTCAAACGCAAGCAGGTCAAGGACAGCCTCTATAAGATTGCTGGTTTGTCCGATGTAGAGGTGCCGCCGACACTTGGTATGGAGCAGCCGCTGGGCTACCGTAATAAGGCTCAAGTGCCTGTCCGCCGTGTCAATGGCCAGCTGGAAATAGGATTTTTCCGTAAAAATTCCCATGACCTCCTGCCGATTGAAGATTTTTATATTCAGGATCCAGTCATTGACCAAGTTATCCTCTTTACACGTGATTTGCTGCGTCGTTTTGACCTCAAACCTTACGATGAGCAAGAAAAGACTGGACTCATTCGCAATCTAGTTGTTCGCCGTGGCCATTATTCAGGGGAAATCATGATAATCCTGGTGACAACCCGTCCTAAAATATTCCGAGTAGAGCAGCTGATGGATCGCTTGACAGAGGCTTTCCCAGCTATTAAGTCCATTATGCAGAATATCAACGACCAGCCGGGCAATGCGATTTTTGGAAAAGACTGGCGAACGCTTTATGGTCAAGACTACATTACCGACCAGATGCTGGGAAATAACTTCCAAATCTCTGGACCAGCTTTTTACCAAGTCAATACCGAGATGGCAGAAAAGCTCTATCAGACAGCCATTGACTTTTCCGAGCTTACCTCTGATGATATGGTGCTTGATGCCTACTCTGGCATCGGGACTATCGGTCTATCAGTTGCCAAGCAGGTCAAGCAGGTCTATGGTGTGGAAGTGATCCTTGAAGCTGTCGAAAATAGCCAAAAGAATGCGGAAATCAACGGCATTACCAACGCCAGCTATGTCTGCGCTCCTGCTGAAGAAGCCATTCAAAACTGGCTTAAAGAGGGCATCCAAGCGGATGTTATCCTAGTCGATCCACCACGAAAAGGCCTGACGGAGAGCTTCATCAAAGCCAGCGTCAGCATGGAGCCTAAGAAAATCACTTATATCTCCTGCAATGTCGCAACCATGGCGCGTGATATCAAACTCTATCAAGAATTAGGATATGAGTTGAAGAAAGTCCAGCCGGTGGACTTATTTCCGCAAACGCACCATGTTGAGGCAGTATCACTGCTTGTACGAGCTGAGGCATCAGCGAAGTAG